A genomic window from Vitis riparia cultivar Riparia Gloire de Montpellier isolate 1030 chromosome 16, EGFV_Vit.rip_1.0, whole genome shotgun sequence includes:
- the LOC117933639 gene encoding glutamate synthase [NADH], amyloplastic isoform X3 translates to MRVLGHNGEINTLRGNVNWMKAREGLLKCKELGLSKNEMKKLLPIVDASSSDSGAFDGVLELLVRAGRSLPEAVMMMIPEAWQNDKNMDPDRKALYEYFSALMEPWDGPALISFTDGRYLGATLDRNGLRPGRFYVTHSGRVIMASEVGVVDIAPEDVRRKGRLNPGMMLLVDFENHVVVDDEALKQQYSLARPYGEWLKRQKIELKDIVESVHESDKVSPTIAGVMPASNQDDNMENMGIYGLLAPLKTFGYTVEALEMLLLPMAKDGTEALGSMGNDAPLAVMSNREKLTFEYFKQMFAQVTNPPIDPIREKIVTSMECMIGPEGDLTETTEEQCHRLSLKGPLLSIQEMEAIKKMNYRGWRSKVLDITYSKNRGRKGLEETLDRLCSEAHHAIKQGYTVLVLSDRAFSSKRVAVSSLLAVGAVHQHLVQKLERTQVGLIVESAEPREVHHFCTLVGFGADAICPYLAIEAILRLQVDGKIPPKASGEFLSKDELVKKYFKASNYGMMKVLAKMGISTLASYKGAQIFEAVGLSSEVIQRCFTGTPSRVEGATFEMLAQDALELHEMAFPTRVFPSGSAEAVALPNPGDYHWRKGGEVHLNDPLAIAKLQDAARSNSVAAYKEYSKRIQELNKTCNLRGLLKFKEAEVKVPLDEVEPASEIVKRFCTGAMSYGSISLEAHTTLAIAMNRIGGKSNTGEGGENPSRLESLPDGSLNPKRSAIKQVASGRFGVSSYYLTNADELQIKMAQGAKPGEGGELPGHKVIGDIAVTRNSTAGVGLISPPPHHDIYSIEDLAQLIHDLKNANPSARVSVKLVSEAGVGVIASGVVKGHADHVLISGHDGGTGASRWTGIKNAGLPWELGLAETHQTLVANDLRGRTVLQTDGQLKTGRDVAIAALLGAEEFGFSTAPLITLGCIMMRKCHKNTCPVGIATQDPVLREKFAGEPEHVINFFFMLAEEVREIMSQLGFRTLSEMVGRADMLEVDKEVTKNNEKVQNIDLSLLLRPAADIRPEAAQYCVQKQDHGLDMALDQKLIALSKAALEKSLPVYIETPIRNVNRAVGTMLSHEVTKRYHSAGLPAETIHIKLSGSAGQSLGAFLCPGIMLELEGDSNDYVGKGLSGGKIVVYPPRQSKFDPKENIVIGNVALYGATSGEAYFNGMAAERFCVRNSGARAVVEGVGDHGCEYMTGGTVVVLGKTGRNFAAGMSGGIAYVFDVDEKFSSRCNPELVDLDKVEKEEDIMTLRMMIQQHQRHTNSQLAKEILADFDNLLPKFIKVFPRDYKRVIESMKQEEAIKKALEQDTQEAEDQDEKELMEKDAFEELKKLAAASLNGKNSQKVEEAEPDKRPTRVANAVKHRGFIAYEREGISYRDPNSRMNDWKEVMVETKPGPLLKTQSARCMDCGTPFCHQEDSGCPLGNKIPEFNELVHQNRWREALDRLLETNNFPEFTGRVCPAPCEGSCVLGIIENPVSIKSIECSIIDKAFEEGWMVPRPPPKRTGKRVAIVGSGPAGLAAADQLNRMGHFVTVFERADRIGGLMMYGVPNMKADKVDVVQRRVNLMAEEGVNFVVNASVGTDPSYSLDRLREENDAIVLAVGATKPRDLPVPGRELSGIHFAMKFLHANTKSLLDSNLEDGNYISAKGKKVVVIGGGDTGTDCIGTSIRHGCSSVVNLELLPQPPQTRAPGNPWPQWPRIFRVDYGHQEAAAKFGKDPRSYEVLTKRFIGDENGVLKGLEVIRVQWEKDASGKFQFKEVEGSQEVIEADLVLLAMGFLGPEATVAEKLGLERDNRSNLKADYGRFATSVEGVFAAGDCRRGQSLVVWAISEGRQAASQVDKFLMREDEHLTNNWQDDNIKRQQKSIKHTVMT, encoded by the exons ATGCGTGTATTGGGCCACAATGGGGAAATCAACACACTTCGAGGCAATGTAAACTG gaTGAAGGCACGTGAGGGTCTATTGAAGTGCAAGGAACTTGGCCTATCAAAGAATGAGATGAAGAAGCTTCTACCCATTGTAGATGCCAGCTCATCTGATTCAG GAGCTTTTGATGGCGTTCTTGAGCTTCTGGTTCGAGCAGGTAGAAGTCTCCCCGAAGCTGTCATGATGATGATACCTGAAGCATGGCAAAATGACAAGAATATGGATCCTGATCGAAAGGCCTTGTATGAATATTTCTCAGCTCTAATGGAGCCATGGGATGGGCCTGCTCTTATATCAT TTACTGATGGGCGCTATCTTGGAGCTACATTGGATCGCAATGGATTGCGTCCTGGTCGGTTTTATGTAACACATAGTGGACGGGTTATAATGGCCAGTGAAGTTGGTGTTGTAGACATTGCTCCTGAAGATGTGCGCAGAAAAGGAAGACTTAACCCTGGCATGATGCTTCTGGTGGATTTTGAGAATCATGTTGTTGTAGATGATGAAGCCCTGAAGCAGCAGTATTCACTAGCTAGACCTTATGGGGAGTGGCTTAAACGGCAAAAGATAGAACTAAAGGATATTGTGGAATCTGTTCATGAATCTGACAAGGTCTCTCCCACTATTGCAGGGGTGATGCCA GCATCTAACCAAGATGACAACATGGAAAACATGGGCATTTATGGTTTATTGGCTcctttaaaaacttttgg TTACACTGTTGAAGCCTTAGAGATGCTGCTGCTGCCCATGGCAAAAGACGGTACTGAGGCCCTTGGTTCAATGGGAAATGATGCTCCATTGGCTGTGATGTCAAACAGAGAAAAACTCACATTTGAGTATTTCAAACAGATGTTTGCTCAAGTCACAAACCCTCCTATTGATCCAATCCGTGAGAAGATAGTCACCTCCATGGAGTGCATGATTGGTCCAGAAGGTGATCTTACAGAAACCACTGAAGAACAATGTCATCGTCTCTCATTAAAAGGCCCTCTCCTCTCCATCCAAGAAATGGAAGCAATAAAAAAGATGAACTACAGAGGTTGGCGCAGCAAAGTTCTTGACattacttattctaaaaaccGTGGTAGGAAGGGATTGGAGGAGACCTTGGATAGGCTTTGTTCTGAAGCGCATCATGCCATTAAGCAGGGTTATACAGTGCTAGTACTTTCTGACAGAG CGTTCTCATCAAAGCGTGTAGCTGTGAGCTCCCTATTGGCCGTCGGTGCTGTGCATCAGCATCTGGTTCAAAAGCTTGAGCGCACTCAGGTTGGGTTGATTGTTGAATCTGCTGAGCCACGTGAAGTGCACCATTTCTGTACATTGGTTGGATTTGGTGCTGATGCTATATGCCCATATTTGGCCATAGAGGCTATTTTGAGACTACAAGTTGACGGAAAGATCCCACCTAAAGCAAGTGGGGAATTCCTCTCCAAGGATGAGTTGGTCAAGAAGTACTTCAAAGCAAGCAACTATGGGATGATGAAAGTTCTTGCCAAAATGGGAATATCAACTTTGGCCTCTTACAAGGGGGCTCAGATTTTTGAAGCTGTGGGTCTTTCATCAGAAGTGATCCAGAGGTGTTTTACAGGAACTCCAAGTAGAGTCGAGGGTGCAACATTTGAAATGCTTGCACAGGATGCGCTTGAGTTGCATGAGATGGCATTTCCCACCCGGGTTTTCCCTTCAGGAAGTGCAGAGGCTGTAGCGCTGCCCAATCCTGGGGATTATCATTGGAGAAAAGGTGGTGAGGTTCACCTGAATGATCCCCTTGCCATAGCCAAGTTGCAAGATGCTGCCAGATCTAATAGTGTGGCTGCCTACAAAGAATACTCCAAGCGCATACAGGAACTGAATAAAACCTGTAATTTGCGTGGACTTTTGAAGTTCAAAGAGGCAGAAGTGAAGGTTCCTTTGGATGAAGTGGAACCAGCCAGTGAGATTGTGAAACGATTTTGTACTGGTGCCATGAGTTATGGATCAATATCATTAGAGGCACACACCACCCTGGCTATTGCTATGAACAGAATTGGAGGGAAGTCAAATACAG GTGAGGGAGGTGAGAATCCATCTCGTTTGGAGTCTCTCCCTGATGGATCATTGAATCCAAAAAGAAGTGCAATTAAGCAGGTAGCCAGTGGGAGATTCGGTGTTTCAAGTTATTACCTTACTAATGCTGATGAACTGCAGATAAAGATGGCTCAG GGAGCAAAGCCTGGTGAAGGAGGTGAACTTCCGGGTCACAAGGTTATTGGAGATATTGCAGTTACAAGGAATTCCACTGCTGGGGTGGGATTGATCAGCCCGCCTCCGCATCATGATATCTATTCAATTGAAGACCTTGCCCAATTAATTCACGATCTTAAG AATGCTAATCCATCCGCCCGAGTTAGTGTGAAGCTGGTATCTGAAGCTGGTGTCGGAGTGATTGCTAGTGGAGTTGTGAAGGGACATGCTGACCATGTCTTGATCTCTGGTCATGATGGAGGTACAGGGGCTTCTCGATGGACTGGGATCAAGAATGCTGGGCTGCCATGGGAGCTTGGCCTTGCTGAGACCCATCAAACTTTAGTTGCTAATGACCTTCGTGGACGCACGGTTCTCCAGACAGATGGCCAGCTGAAAACTGGCAGAGATGTAGCAATTGCTGCCCTTCTTGGTGCAGAAGAATTTGGTTTTAGCACTGCTCCCCTTATCACACTTGGGTGCATCATGATGCGAAAGTGTCACAAAAACACCTGCCCAGTTGGCATTGCAACCCAAGATCCAGTTCTTCGAGAGAAGTTTGCTGGAGAACCCGAACATGTCATTAACTTCTTCTTTATGCTAGCAGAGGAGGTAAGGGAGATTATGTCTCAGCTTGGGTTTCGAACACTCAGTGAGATGGTTGGTCGTGCAGACATGCTTGAAGTTGATAAAGAAGTGACTAAGAACAATGAGAAGGTGCAGAATATCGATCTCTCACTACTACTGAGACCTGCTGCAGATATCCGGCCAGAAGCTGCCCAGTATTGTGTGCAGAAACAAGATCATGGATTGGACATGGCTTTGGACCAAAAACTCATAGCTCTGTCCAAGGCAGCTTTAGAAAAAAGTCTTCCTGTATATATTGAAACACCAATCCGCAATGTGAACCGTGCAGTTGGTACAATGCTTAGCCATGAAGTGACTAAGCGGTACCACAGTGCAGGGCTTCCAGCAGAGACTATTCATATTAAACTCAGTGGAAGTGCGGGTCAAAGTCTTGGAGCTTTTCTATGTCCAGGCATCATGCTGGAGCTTGAAGGAGACAGCAATGATTATGTTGGGAAAGGATTATCAGGTGGCAAGATTGTAGTTTATCCTCCAAGACAAAGCAAGTTTGATCCGAAGGAAAACATTGTAATTGGTAATGTAGCTCTCTATGGGGCAACAAGTGGTGAAGCATATTTCAATGGGATGGCAGCAGAAAGATTCTGTGTCCGGAATTCGGGGGCAAGAGCAGTTGTAGAAGGTGTCGGTGATCATGGTTGTGAATACATGACTGGTGGGACTGTTGTTGTGCTTGGAAAAACTGGGAGGAATTTTGCTGCAGGTATGAGCGGTGGCATTGCTTATGTTTTTGATGTGGATGAGAAGTTCAGTTCTCGGTGCAACCCTGAGCTGGTAGATCTTGACAAAGTTGAAAAAGAGGAGGATATTATGACTCTTAGAATGATGATACAACAACATCAGCGTCATACAAACAGCCAGTTAGCAAAAGAAATACTTGCTGACTTTGACAATCTTCTACCTAAATTTATCAAGGTCTTCCCCAGGGATTATAAACGGGTTATTGAAAGCATGAAACAAGAGGAGGCTATCAAAAAGGCATTGGAGCAGGACACTCAGGAGGCTGAGGATCAAGACGAGAAAGAATTAATGGAGAAAGATGCTTTTGAAGAACTTAAGAAGCTGGCAGCTGCATCACTGAATGGGAAAAACAGTCAG AAGGTGGAAGAGGCTGAACCAGATAAGAGGCCTACTAGAGTAGCCAATGCTGTCAAACATCGAGGTTTCATTGCCTATGAGCGTGAGGGAATTTCATACAGAGATCCAAATAGCAGAATGAATGACTGGAAAGAGGTTATGGTGGAAACGAAACCTGGCCCACTTCTAAAGACCCAGTCGGCCCGTTGTATGGACTGTGGTACTCCTTTCTGCCACCAG GAGGACTCTGGATGTCCTCTTGGAAACAAAATACCCGAATTCAATGAATTGGTGCACCAAAATCGGTGGCGTGAAGCATTAGATCGGCTCCTAGAGACAAATAACTTCCCAGAGTTTACAGGAAGGGTATGTCCTGCCCCTTGTGAAGGTTCTTGCGTTCTTGGTATTATCGAAAATCCAGTATCCATCAAAAGCATTGAATGCTCCATCATAGACAAGGCCTTTGAGGAGGGCTGGATGGTGCCGCGGCCTCCCCCCAAGAGAACTGG gaagagAGTTGCGATTGTTGGAAGTGGACCAGCCGGGCTGGCTGCTGCTGATCAGCTAAACAGAATGGGCCATTTTGTGACAGTGTTTGAGCGTGCTGACCGAATTGGAGGTCTTATGATGTATGGTGTTCCCAACATGAAGGCTGACAAAGTGGATGTAGTTCAAAGGCGCGTTAACCTTATGGCTGAGGAAGGTGTCAATTTTGTTGTGAATGCTAGTGTTGGAACAGATCCATCATACTCTCTTGACCGGCTCCGGGAGGAGAACGATGCCATTGTTTTGGCTGTAGGAGCCACAAAACCAAG GGACCTTCCTGTTCCGGGGCGGGAGTTATCAGGAATCCATTTTGCTATGAAATTTCTACATGCAAACACAAAAAGCTTGCTTGATAGCAACCTTGAGGATGGTAACTACATTTCTGCCAAGGGCAAGAAGGTAGTGGTGATTGGTGGAGGTGACACTGGCACAGACTGCATAGGGACATCCATCCGCCATGGTTGCAGTAGCGTTGTGAATCTAGAGCTTCTCCCTCAGCCACCACAGACCCGGGCTCCCGGCAACCCATGGCCACAG TGGCCTCGCATATTCCGTGTGGACTATGGACACCAGGAAGCTGCTGCCAAGTTCGGAAAAGACCCAAGGTCCTATGAAGTATTGACCAAGCGGTTTATTGGAGATGAGAACGGGGTCTTGAAAGGACTTGAAGTGATTCGCGTCCAATGGGAGAAGGATGCCAGTGGAAAGTTTCAGTTCAAGGAAGTTGAGGGCAGCCAGGAGGTGATTGAGGCTGACCTCGTTCTGCTAGCCATGGGATTCCTTGGCCCTGAGGCG ACAGTAGCAGAGAAGCTGGGGTTGGAGCGAGACAACCGATCAAACTTAAAGGCAGATTATGGCCGCTTTGCAACCAGCGTGGAAGGGGTCTTTGCAGCAGGGGACTGCCGGCGTGGCCAGTCTCTAGTGGTCTGGGCCATCTCAGAGGGCCGGCAGGCTGCTTCACAGGTGGACAAGTTCCTCATGCGAGAAGACGAACACCTTACCAACAATTGGCAAGACGACAACATCAAGAGGCAACAAAAAAGCATCAAACACACAGTAATGACATAG